The genomic segment GTACCCATTGCGATACAACGGACTACACCACCACCGAGCTGTTGTTGAACTTCCAGCACCAGCTTGGCATCGATCTGAACTTCAAGCGCGTCGTACACCTTTGGTACGGCGTCTTGAGGGAATTCGACGTCCACTACGGCGCCGATAACCTGGATAATCTTTCCAGTAGCCATCTTGAATCCTCTACGTAATTCCTAAACCAAGCCCTAGACCGCCGAAGCTCCCGAGACAATCTCGGTAAGTTCCTGAGTGATGCTGGCCTGACGCGCTTTGTTATAAACCAACTGAAGCTCTTTAATCAGCTCGCCACCGTTATCGGTTGCGGCTTTCATCGCTACCATTCGCGCGGCCTGCTCGCTTGCCAGGTTCTCAACTACACTTTGATAAACCTGCGATTCGACGTAACGACGCAGCAAGGTATCCAGCAGCGACTTCGGATCGGGCTCGTATAGATAATCCCAGGACTTATTTTTGATTTCTTCGTCATCTGACGGCGGCAGCGGTAACAGCTGTCTGATTTCTGGCGATTGCGACATGGTGTTAACAAACTTGTTGTTAGCAACATACAGTCTGTCTAAACGACCTTCATCATAGGCCTGCAGCATAACTTTTACCGGACCTATCAGTTCAGATACCGATGGGCTATCTCCCATACCGGTAACCTGAGCCACAATATTGCCACCCACCGATGAAAAGAAAGAGGCACCTTTAGAGCCGATTAACGCTAAATCAACGCTAACGCCTTTATCATTCCACTCTTTCATTTCGGCCAGTAATCTTTTGAATAAGTTAATATTCAATCCACCACACAGACCACGGTCAGTAGACACAACCAGATAACCAAC from the Limnobaculum zhutongyuii genome contains:
- the atpG gene encoding F0F1 ATP synthase subunit gamma → MAGAKEIRSKIGSVQNTQKITKAMEMVAASKMRKSQERMAASRPYAEMMRKVIGHLALGNLEYKHPYLDERDVKRVGYLVVSTDRGLCGGLNINLFKRLLAEMKEWNDKGVSVDLALIGSKGASFFSSVGGNIVAQVTGMGDSPSVSELIGPVKVMLQAYDEGRLDRLYVANNKFVNTMSQSPEIRQLLPLPPSDDEEIKNKSWDYLYEPDPKSLLDTLLRRYVESQVYQSVVENLASEQAARMVAMKAATDNGGELIKELQLVYNKARQASITQELTEIVSGASAV